The stretch of DNA GCAGCAAAGGCAGCCTGCTCTTCCTCTGACATCCCTTGGTTGACATATTCCACCTCCATATCAACTGATTTGCCATTCTCTTTCGCATAGAAAGGATACTGCTTTCCAGCAGGAAACGGATCCTGCAAGCTTGCTTTACTCTCAAAAGCACCATGTTGTGAGTGTAGAGGCGGCTTTCCTGAAGCAGTATCTTTAAGGGATTTTCTCTTTGAAGAAGCTTTTGCCTTACGGAAAACTTCAAGCCAAACACTAACCAGCTGGCTTGCTATAGCACGTATATCACGACTTGTATGCACACAAATTTTTTCCTTCACAGTTTTCCCTATGCctagaaaaattattaataaaaaagtcATTGTAGCCACTTTTATTTAACATACAAAGAAAAACTTCACACATACTGTGCAAGTACATTACGGAAAAATATATACGGTAGCACAATAAACAAGTACCTGATGAACGAACTGCAAGTAGATCAGTTGAAACAAGCACAAGAAGACGAACACAATGGCGCAACAGCTGAGTCCCATCTTTCCCCATCGAATCCTATAAATTTCAATATGGACACAATAAACATCAAAGCCATTATTTAGTGCCACTAAATATATGCATTAGTAGAACAAATTCATATTAGGACCCAAGGATGGATAATAAATCATGAAAAGCAATAATACCAGCATCCATGAGTTGAGTGTGCTAAGCCCTTCCTTTGTCCCAGCAAAGGATTTCAAGGATTCAACTGGGAGACCCAACAACTTTTTGGCTAGATGCAATCGTCCTGAAGTGGTTTTCACATTAAAGAACATGTCCCGTAGTAAAGCTTCCCTGCTCAAAACCCAAGCACGATCCAAAGAGTTTTTGTACAAGACATTAGAAAGTTCAACTGCTTCAAGTCTCTTAATTATGTCCCTAACTTCATCCCTTCCTGATTCTGATCGTCTCTGTGCAGCCTCCATTGCCTCTACTTCAGCTGTATAATCATTTCCAGTGGTAAATATGTCAATTAATCGCACAGCCTCCCGAAGTCCACTCAACATTGCACCACCAACTGTGTCAGGATGCTCCTTGCAAGTAGCTTCTCCAGCGAAAAACAAGCAGTTCTCAACAGGCCTGCCCAACATATCATAGTCTTCTCCAGATGCTCCAATGGCAACATAGGAGTAAGCACCGTAACTGAAAGGATCCCTCCCCCAATCAGTCACAACTGAGGCAACAGGATCAGGAACTGAAGCCTCACCAAAAAGTTTTCGGAGAATAAGTACAGCATGGTTTACATGATCTGATGAGCTCATAGTTTGACCATCAATAGCTGCCTTACCAGCCACTAAGGCTATAAGAACAGGAGCCCCAACAGTTTTTTGGACATTCCAAAACATAAAGCAATGGCCTCTACTATCTGTTTCCTCAGCAGTCACTCCAAAGTAATCCACAGTATCATCCCAAAAAACTTCTGGAAATTCCAAAACAACTTTATTAAGTACTCCAAAACCAAGTTGCTGTATGGAAGAATGTTTCCATTggggcaatggaggagaaaacttTATGGCTCCTGCTTTCAAGCAACCAAGTGGCACAGTGATCAGCACAGCATCTCCTGAAAACTCACTGCCATTTGATGTGGAAACTTTGACCTGCCTATGATGACTATTATCAATCCCAGGGTCctttgggccgtatgaaatatttGAGACTACATGGTTCAAGTGGATCAGAAGTCCTTCTCCAAGAGACTCAACCACCTTACTGTAACCTCCTTTAATCATACAATGGGCTCCTCCAAAGCCGCCATAAACATCATCTTGATTCCAATTGGGAAGAGACACTTCCTTAAGCGGAGCAGCACAGCCATACTCCAAGTGGGCATAGTGCCAATTCATAACCCTTCTCTCAAGAGGACTCAAAATCTCCCCTTCAGAACATTTTTTTCCATTGCTTGCTTTCAAGTCATAGACAGCTTCCACTGAAGAATGTGATTCTATTTCTTCAATATCAGCTCCTATTTCTTCCATCCGATGCGTTTTTAGGGCATATTCTAAACCATCCTCAAGAGAAATTGTCATTGCTTTTTGACCTTTTTGAGCAACAAGAAACACCATATCATCAAGAAGACTATTGTATTCAGCTTCCAGAGCATCATCCAGATCAGCAGGAACCTTTTGACCAGATACAATGTCATAAAGAGGACAGGAACTATTCAACACGGTCAACTCTAGCCCCAACTGTGCACAAATCAATGAGGATGGATCTGGTCTTCTATTAGTTGACACATCGGCCTCAACTCCAGTAATAATGCTAGCCCCAAGGTCCACGGGTACTGAAAGAGAGAAGCAATCAGTATAAACACGACCTCCTATCCTATCCCTAGCCTCAAGTACAACTACAGAAAATCCCTGACGTTTCAAGTGGCGTGCAGCAGTCAATCCAGCAGGACCAGCTCCAACAATTATGATGTTCTTTCTGACCTCTGCATCACCCTGCAGTTGATGATTCCCATCAGGTTTATCATAAGTTGCAGACTGAACATAATGTGAGTCATTTCTTTCTTCTGGAGTTATTACAGGGGCTATTCCCATGTCAATAGCATCACAAGATAGATCTGCACTTGGAACCTGCGAACTAATCAATAAAGGGTTTAGTTTTGCACTGATGCTGCCATTTTGCTGGCAATTATCACTTGGGTGTTCCTTTTGTTCTTTTCCGCAAGGTAATTCTGATGTGATCGAATCAACCAACACTTCAGGTATTGTGGCTTCAGAAGCCTGGTTTTCATCATCAACTCTAACACCGACCTTTGCATCCAAAGAGGCTTCAGAATTCTTGACCTGGCCAAGGATGAAGGCAACTCCATCCTCTGAATCAGCAACAGAGGCCACTGAATTGCCATAATTTTTTCTTTCCTTGAGAAGCTTGTGGTTATCCTTAACCCTAAGCTcagctttttctttctttgaagcAATTCCAAAGTTTATGTAACCCTGCAAAGATAGGTTATCCAAACTTCAAGATCAACATACTTTACAAAGGTACTAAAATaagagaaattcaaaaaaaaaaaaagtatccaTCAACAAACATATGGATAAATTTTCACTCATTCAAGAGCAAACACTTACACCCTGATCAAGAAATGCATATATCTCCCTGATTAGGGAAGCTCGGGGTGGTTCACCCTCTGAAGGAGTGTCACTAACACCGCACTCAGCAAGAGGCAAAATGCGGTTAACATCTTTACTCCAAAGACCTAAGATATGATTCCTGCAGCACCAAGAAATTAAATTCCATAgaagaaaacataattttttaaaacagaaaaactGAATGCAGCACAATGGAAACTAGCGATCATACCAGCTCCTATCAAAGAAAGTGACCAGTACAAATCCTTAAAGTTTATGAATATTATAGATGCCAAACCGCAgatcacaaaaaataaaattactacaAAAAGATGCTACCTGGCACCCAAGGTCTCAATGTAATTAATGGTTATAGTTTAAAACAAAAACAGAATGAGAGCATAAAAAGGAATCCACACTCATAAACATTCATAACAATTACAAACAgcaaacaaaattatataaatattcacaaACCTGCATTCCAAGTATTCCTGTAGCCCACCTCTACCCTTCAAGACCTCCTTAAATTTGATCTTCTCAACTGGTCCCACAGCACGAGCTTTCAGTCCAGATGATACTGCTGCCTCATCAAACTTCTCTTTTGCTCTAAAGGAACGATCACTGTCTGCAAACTGTTGATTTCCAAAAAACCCTTGCTCATTTAGCAAATTCTCCCAATCAGCATCCCCTTCATAAGCCATATCTCCATGTCTACGCTTTTTAATACTGCGCCCACCTCGCTGGACAGCTGATGACATACTGTCTTTGATTTCAGAACTGGGGAGAGAGACTGCATCTTCATGAAAACTTTCATTTTCATCAGGTGTTGATGTGGGAGAATCAACATTGGCCTCTTTGCTGATGAAAAGGGTATCATGGGTGGGACCACAAGCACCATGGCATGCATCTTCAGAAGGTTGACGGAGAGCAGAGTTGCACCTCTGAATGGAGGCAACAAATTCATTGGGATGAACAGAGTTTTCTAAAGAGTTTTCCTCAGCGCAAGCATTTGGAACATCAGTGCAAGTCTCTTCCATCTTCAGTGAATCAACAACAGACGGTAACAGATTATGTTTAGTTTGTGGTGAACCTTCACTTTCTGGCTTATTCCTCTGGTCAACTGCTGAGCAATTGTCCCTGAGCTCAATGTTGGAATGCCCATATTTTTCTTTGTCACAAACTTTAGGTGACCTACATGGGTCCTCTGTAGGACCCTTTTCAACATTTAAGTCAACTGGTTCCAAAATGCTTTCTTGTTGACACACACTATGGTCAAATCCTTGATTCTCAGCTGTGTTGCATTCTTTGGAGGATGAATGTGAGAAGCTTGAACTAGAATCTGAATGAGACCTATCACCATAATTTCTGCTAGGATTCTTTGAAGCAGAAGCATGATAGGAACCCTTGCAATTACGTTTCAAACTCGAAATTGGGCAAGATTTCCTCACTGAATCAGATTGTGCCTCGTGAGAATGTTGATTCAAACCACTCTCAGGCGACAAACCTCCCTCATTCTGATCTTCCTCTAGCTTAGCTCTGGATTCATCATCAACCTCGATGGGCTTGGATTTTGAATCAAACTTGGCTCTCCTTACTTTCCCTGTATGCTTTCTTTCGACAACTGTATCAGTAACCACATCAGACCTGTCTTCACCAATATCCTGACCTTTCACACCAGTGTTCAACACAGATTTCCCATCCAAAACTCCACCACCCTCCACAGACTTATTCAAAGAATAATCCCTTTCCCTCTTTGCTCCTAGATCAACATCTTTCTTGGGATCCTTTAGCTTCTTTCTAAAGCTGGCCAACGTATCATTCATTCCCCCCAAATCCTCCTCATTCTTGCCCTCAGTTTTAACTGCTTTAACTTCAACCTTCTTGCACTTCCCAGCGCTGCCTTCCAATCCAGCCTTATCCTTTTTAGGATTCTTAGATTTTCTTAACTTCAACAAGGACAAAATGGGCTCATCATCATCTGAATCAACATCAACCTCCACCGCTGTTACTTTTAGTCTTTTCTTAGAGCCCCCACCACCATCCATTTTCTTGTTCCTAAGTTTCAAAGAATTCTGTAATGTAACCTTTTCTAGCCCTAGCTCAACATTATTCCCCAAACCAAATTGCAATTGTGGACCTGCCTTGGAGTTTGAACCGTCATCACTTTCCATGTCTCAATAACCAAAAGCCCGAAGCTCATAATTTCGAATAAAAATTCCTTCATTCAAGCAACTAAAGCCATAAGCCAAAAGTCCCGAAGCCAAAACCAAAAAGTTCCAAGCCTCAGCAAATCCTTAAATATTCACCAAAATGTTCTATTTACAGCTAAATATGGATAGAGTTTCCTCCGATTAATGAGTTTTCCACAAAGTATCCTCAATGCCTAGGCCCTACTCTCCCTCTAGTGCACGTAACCCAGTGAGGAAATAAGAtttcaaaaagaataaaagaaaaggaaaatctaGGGTTTTCAAAATAACTAATATGGCCTGAAGAAATATGTAAAGATACAGAGATTGGAGAATAAACCAGATCTGAGGGACGAATAGCAGTGAAAATGTTGGCGATAATGGAATTTGTCGAGGAGACTGAGAGGCGCAAGTTAACGGTCGCTGTTGTTGGAATTAGACTTTTAGACACCCATGCTCATTCCTTTATAAATTTACACATTCATCGCTATTctaaaaagttacaatttaatcATGTAACTATTTAAAATTAACCATTTGAGTCACATTGTAAATATACACTTAAACGTATCGAGAAAGAGTAAATTATATTTGACccctttattaaaaaatagataaattaatttttatatattcaaaaaCGTGTAAACTAATCACtccattaaaattttcttaataatgACTTAAAACGTTAATTTTAATAGTTACTTATTAATTTGGTCCCTGGATTATAGTTAGaatatcattttctatttttttttaaaaaattcttaataataattctaaacaactaaaaaacttaaaatttattaaaaattatgtggTGACTAATTATATAActtcaaaaatgttaaaaagtttGTTGTGATTAGATGAATTAATTATTAGCTTCCTTAGTATAGTAGGAAAAGCTCTCAAGTGACAATCACAACTGCATTAGCAAGAAAAGCTCTTTACTATAGTAGGACCCAGGCGTGTGTAGCATCCTCTAAGTCCAGGCATCCTGTAGAGGAAACAATTTGAATATCCTACTCTACTTTCAATATTATTTTGATTGTTATAAAACCTCCACCATGTTGCTATCTATCTTTTTGTGCTAATTTATAACATcttatcaaatttaaaacttgaaaaaaaattgtcgcagaattttttttaaagtgatcTCAATAATGATTTTTGTTACGTTCGAAGTTAAAATAGTTGATcagaactaaaaaaaataaaaataaaagtaaggcTAAATAAAAATAGACCATATTGTAACCTACATCACCCAGAATTCCAATTCCCATATCTTCCAAATTGTTATGGTCAGATGAACCACATATTTAGCTGTAAGTGCATATAATAGCGAACATATTCATACACACTAAAAAGATACTGCATTTCCAATAGATTCCCTTAAAAATGTTGTAGAACCACCATGAAAGGCGCCTGTAACCtaaaatgtgttctatttaatatttttaatattttttttatttttatttttttattttttagaattattgttaaGAATTCTTTGAAGAAAGtttcaaaatgatattttagctATAGTTCAGGaactaaattagtaattaatcatttaaattaacGTTCCACGTTATcgtttaatagaaaattttaacgaaTGGGTTAGTTTACATGTATGAagattaatttgtccattttttcaATAGAAGAACCGAAATGCAATCCACCCCTAAGTACATAGGCTTCCCTAATACTTTTACCTAAATGCACAATCACATGAACCATTAAATTAGTATTCCTAAAATATATTTAGATAAGCTCTATACCAATAGTCTTGTTCCCACTCGGCTCCTTCCGCTTGACTTGACTTTGGTTTGGGTTTGGACAACAACTTTTTTATCTTCGAGTCGATTGAGCTccgaatttaaattaaataatattttttatttaaatttaattataaaaatatataaacattaatgttaaaattatatgtttttaattattcttaaattataAATGAGTTTTATGGGAGAACCAAGCTAGCTCAAGCTTGAGACTGGTTTCTTTTAAAGTGGACATTGACTCATGGATATAATAATTACCTGATTATTAGTAAGTTTGTTTTTCTTGTCATTTAACTATGAAAAATTACAGATTACTTACTAACGAGTTGAACACACAATGCATTAACTCAAaagtttaatagttaaattagtcactaaattgaaattaaaatatcaatttggcAATTTTAGAATCTTTAAATTATcggatttttttgaaagaaaatttaaaatttattttttatattatgaaaattaatttttcaaattataatcttgtagaaaaaatatattaaatattcataaatttctaaaaaaaatgctGAAAATCTCATTGTACAACTTTTCACTGTATAATCCTTTCATACTTTTAGTGGACGATAAACAAAGTAAATCTAAGTTGGTTTTTTGTACATAATTTTTGGTTGATGGTCGTCATTTTTGGGGGGTTTTTacctatatataatatttaaaaaaatacgtAAATGGCATGTTCTaaaaattatgtaccaaaatggtacattcaAAGGGGTAAAGGGTGGTGCATAGGTGGCACCACCTTGGATTCTGACAgaatttagttaaaaataataatattttagtagTGGTGCCAAAGTGATAGGCGTCACCACTTTTTCGTTCTGGTATATACGtggtataaaaatatagaaaggGTATGGGGGTATGGTGCCTATCTGATAGGCGGCACTAGTGACCCCTATCTGATAGGCGGCACACCTAGCATTTCCTCCCCCACTCCCCCATCTGGCTCATTTTTAAAgtattagttaaaaaaaaaaagaacaagagagggagaaaagaagaaagaaagaaaagagacgaaagaaaatgtattattatttttattgttattttcaaatataatagattatgataagaaaaaaaatattttgttagtattatatagtttgtttagtgttatttttatgttttgttttaaaattattttgttttattgtgaTTTGCTAGtaagttttgtgtttagattaaTGGCATGTTTATtgtgaatgttatgttttaaatttatttaatatatttgaaagtttttatgttaGTAACTATTATAAAGTAATTGTTAGTTAGCGATAACAACAggaaaaatagataaatactaaaaatatttttgtcatagatattgttagaaatgacaataaatttgatattgttagaaatggtctcttttcattcattaaaatttttcatgtaagtatttttatgttgtttgaaattgttttgagaatttttgtttattttttaatagattgagtattgaagatggataatcagtttTTCGTATACGTTTATTTTGATGGAATCATCTTGACAACAACcattggatgtatatttgaatgtccgCAACAAATagtaatgagatttaatagaaatgtctcgttcgatgatatgaaggaaatgaTTAGCGCAAAAATTATTAGACGTTGTGAgagaaggatctcgaaacttttttacaagtttccagtttcggcagatcccatcaaattcaccaaaatgaaacttgtagacgatgaagacgtggagacaatgatcgctctttattgtgggaatcGGAGTGACCAAAATGCACTGATTCACTTATTTTCTGAGTTAGCTGGTGTGGAGCCAACTGAAGATCTCACTGCATATGGTGAAGAACATGGAGCTCAAGAACCGTATAAGGTGGCTCCAATATTGTACGTTGATAGTGAATTGACTATACGTGAGACCGATATCGATCTTAATGTTGCACCTAatattgatgtggttggtgatgatggatacgatagtagtgatccttgtgattaagaggtcgatagtgatagtgatcccgaTGTGGATAAGGTCCccgatgatattgacgatgaagacgTGAATGACAATGGAAACATTAACTCGTCTTCAGTCAGGAACCAGATTcgacgtattgtgatacacaataatcctgggctacacatgtcgctcatagaccctGACGCGGCGCACGTAGTCGAGTTCctggagtaccctgaaatactacTTGCACACCAGTTGGCCGTAAATTCTAATCCTGAGAAGTTGTTCGTAGGCTagagattcgaaagtaaggaAGAGTGCGTATTTGCTATTAAGTTGTATAacatgaatatatcagtagacTACAAAGTCATAGTGTCTAAACTGACATTATATATTGGGGAGTGTTAAAAGTCggcggaaggctgcaattggcgggtacgagctgTATTTATTCAAAATTCGCAGATGTgagagatacgaaaatttgttgggcctcacacatgcatatcaacacgtatgacaaaagatcattgaaaacttgattccaaaactatctgtacgtgtatcatgccaatggtgaagaaCATGCCGACCATCAAAGTTTCGATACTGATTGCCGAAATGCAGTCACAATTCCAGTATCGAGTATATACCGAAAGGtgtggatagctaaacagatggcaattGAGCAATTGTACGGAGATTTTGATGCGTCATATAATGAGCTACAGGGATGGATAGCTGCTATGCGAGAGTAAGTATCGGGGACTGTTATTGAGTTACAGACATGATCTTATTACGGCCCGAATAGCCAACTACAACcgggaaaaagaattttccatcaTATGTTCTGGACGCTTGATTCATGTGTGcgcgcatttccccactgcaagccgtttgtgcaagtagatgaGACTCAGCTATAcgaaaaatatacacagatcctacttcttgcAGTTCTCAAGACGACAATAAgaacgtgctcccgatagcattatccatcgtagataaggagaacatggaatcaTGAGAATTCTTCCTTACTAACTTGcagaggtatgttattagcagcACTAATATTTG from Gossypium hirsutum isolate 1008001.06 chromosome D04, Gossypium_hirsutum_v2.1, whole genome shotgun sequence encodes:
- the LOC107934347 gene encoding lysine-specific histone demethylase 1 homolog 3 isoform X1; its protein translation is MESDDGSNSKAGPQLQFGLGNNVELGLEKVTLQNSLKLRNKKMDGGGGSKKRLKVTAVEVDVDSDDDEPILSLLKLRKSKNPKKDKAGLEGSAGKCKKVEVKAVKTEGKNEEDLGGMNDTLASFRKKLKDPKKDVDLGAKRERDYSLNKSVEGGGVLDGKSVLNTGVKGQDIGEDRSDVVTDTVVERKHTGKVRRAKFDSKSKPIEVDDESRAKLEEDQNEGGLSPESGLNQHSHEAQSDSVRKSCPISSLKRNCKGSYHASASKNPSRNYGDRSHSDSSSSFSHSSSKECNTAENQGFDHSVCQQESILEPVDLNVEKGPTEDPCRSPKVCDKEKYGHSNIELRDNCSAVDQRNKPESEGSPQTKHNLLPSVVDSLKMEETCTDVPNACAEENSLENSVHPNEFVASIQRCNSALRQPSEDACHGACGPTHDTLFISKEANVDSPTSTPDENESFHEDAVSLPSSEIKDSMSSAVQRGGRSIKKRRHGDMAYEGDADWENLLNEQGFFGNQQFADSDRSFRAKEKFDEAAVSSGLKARAVGPVEKIKFKEVLKGRGGLQEYLECRNHILGLWSKDVNRILPLAECGVSDTPSEGEPPRASLIREIYAFLDQGGYINFGIASKKEKAELRVKDNHKLLKERKNYGNSVASVADSEDGVAFILGQVKNSEASLDAKVGVRVDDENQASEATIPEVLVDSITSELPCGKEQKEHPSDNCQQNGSISAKLNPLLISSQVPSADLSCDAIDMGIAPVITPEERNDSHYVQSATYDKPDGNHQLQGDAEVRKNIIIVGAGPAGLTAARHLKRQGFSVVVLEARDRIGGRVYTDCFSLSVPVDLGASIITGVEADVSTNRRPDPSSLICAQLGLELTVLNSSCPLYDIVSGQKVPADLDDALEAEYNSLLDDMVFLVAQKGQKAMTISLEDGLEYALKTHRMEEIGADIEEIESHSSVEAVYDLKASNGKKCSEGEILSPLERRVMNWHYAHLEYGCAAPLKEVSLPNWNQDDVYGGFGGAHCMIKGGYSKVVESLGEGLLIHLNHVVSNISYGPKDPGIDNSHHRQVKVSTSNGSEFSGDAVLITVPLGCLKAGAIKFSPPLPQWKHSSIQQLGFGVLNKVVLEFPEVFWDDTVDYFGVTAEETDSRGHCFMFWNVQKTVGAPVLIALVAGKAAIDGQTMSSSDHVNHAVLILRKLFGEASVPDPVASVVTDWGRDPFSYGAYSYVAIGASGEDYDMLGRPVENCLFFAGEATCKEHPDTVGGAMLSGLREAVRLIDIFTTGNDYTAEVEAMEAAQRRSESGRDEVRDIIKRLEAVELSNVLYKNSLDRAWVLSREALLRDMFFNVKTTSGRLHLAKKLLGLPVESLKSFAGTKEGLSTLNSWMLDSMGKDGTQLLRHCVRLLVLVSTDLLAVRSSGIGKTVKEKICVHTSRDIRAIASQLVSVWLEVFRKAKASSKRKSLKDTASGKPPLHSQHGAFESKASLQDPFPAGKQYPFYAKENGKSVDMEVEYVNQGMSEEEQAAFAAEAAARAAAKAAAEALASTEANCNKLLQLPKIPSFHKFARREQYAQMDEGKWPGGVLGRQDCISEIDSRNCRVRDWSVDFSAACVNLDSSRMSVDNLSQRSHLKLREHSGESLAVDSSIFTKAWVDNAGSEGIKDCHAIERWQSQAVAADPDFFHPTNFKDEEDSNASSRQTTWKHDGRANESSISQVSVNKERFENHPHGTDRIKQAVVDYVASLLMPLYKARKIDKEGYKSIMKKTATKVMEQATDAEKNMAVSEFLDFKRKNKIRPFVDKLIERHMAMKPIMKP
- the LOC107934347 gene encoding lysine-specific histone demethylase 1 homolog 3 isoform X2, which produces MESDDGSNSKAGPQLQFGLGNNVELGLEKVTLQNSLKLRNKKMDGGGGSKKRLKVTAVEVDVDSDDDEPILSLLKLRKSKNPKKDKAGLEGSAGKCKKVEVKAVKTEGKNEEDLGGMNDTLASFRKKLKDPKKDVDLGAKRERDYSLNKSVEGGGVLDGKSVLNTGVKGQDIGEDRSDVVTDTVVERKHTGKVRRAKFDSKSKPIEVDDESRAKLEEDQNEGGLSPESGLNQHSHEAQSDSVRKSCPISSLKRNCKGSYHASASKNPSRNYGDRSHSDSSSSFSHSSSKECNTAENQGFDHSVCQQESILEPVDLNVEKGPTEDPCRSPKVCDKEKYGHSNIELRDNCSAVDQRNKPESEGSPQTKHNLLPSVVDSLKMEETCTDVPNACAEENSLENSVHPNEFVASIQRCNSALRQPSEDACHGACGPTHDTLFISKEANVDSPTSTPDENESFHEDAVSLPSSEIKDSMSSAVQRGGRSIKKRRHGDMAYEGDADWENLLNEQGFFGNQQFADSDRSFRAKEKFDEAAVSSGLKARAVGPVEKIKFKEVLKGRGGLQEYLECRNHILGLWSKDVNRILPLAECGVSDTPSEGEPPRASLIREIYAFLDQGGYINFGIASKKEKAELRVKDNHKLLKERKNYGNSVASVADSEDGVAFILGQVKNSEASLDAKVGVRVDDENQASEATIPEVLVDSITSELPCGKEQKEHPSDNCQQNGSISAKLNPLLISSQVPSADLSCDAIDMGIAPVITPEERNDSHYVQSATYDKPDGNHQLQGDAEVRKNIIIVGAGPAGLTAARHLKRQGFSVVVLEARDRIGGRVYTDCFSLSVPVDLGASIITGVEADVSTNRRPDPSSLICAQLGLELTVLNSSCPLYDIVSGQKVPADLDDALEAEYNSLLDDMVFLVAQKGQKAMTISLEDGLEYALKTHRMEEIGADIEEIESHSSVEAVYDLKASNGKKCSEGEILSPLERRVMNWHYAHLEYGCAAPLKEVSLPNWNQDDVYGGFGGAHCMIKGGYSKVVESLGEGLLIHLNHVVSNISYGPKDPGIDNSHHRQVKVSTSNGSEFSGDAVLITVPLGCLKAGAIKFSPPLPQWKHSSIQQLGFGVLNKVVLEFPEVFWDDTVDYFGVTAEETDSRGHCFMFWNVQKTVGAPVLIALVAGKAAIDGQTMSSSDHVNHAVLILRKLFGEASVPDPVASVVTDWGRDPFSYGAYSYVAIGASGEDYDMLGRPVENCLFFAGEATCKEHPDTVGGAMLSGLREAVRLIDIFTTGNDYTAEVEAMEAAQRRSESGRDEVRDIIKRLEAVELSNVLYKNSLDRAWVLSREALLRDMFFNVKTTSGRLHLAKKLLGLPVESLKSFAGTKEGLSTLNSWMLDSMGKDGTQLLRHCVRLLVLVSTDLLAVRSSGIGKTVKEKICVHTSRDIRAIASQLVSVWLEVFRKAKASSKRKSLKDTASGKPPLHSQHGAFESKASLQDPFPAGKQYPFYAKENGKSVDMEVEYVNQGMSEEEQAAFAAEAAARAAAKAAAEYFAGTCIHRSQLQQIASAS